The DNA window CAATTGTGCTTCAGTTCGTGCAACCTTTTGTACTAAGCTgaacttttattttttcctctcctGGTACCTACAATAACCTTGTCTCAGATGCAAAAGGATCTCTTTAGTAAAAGGCACTTTGCTTCATGTAGTATTATTGCTGTCAGATGCTGGCAAACATTATTGGGGCTCGGCATTCTTTTCTTTCTCGAACTCAAATTAGCAGTTTGGAAGAGTGCGTCCTAGAAGTAGCAATCGTATACCGCAATAGTGTGAAGTAAGTTGCAAATCAAATGCATATGGCAATCTAGTATATTGACAACTTTTGCCGCTATGCAAGTTTTTTGGGAGAACTTAAGCTCCCCAAATATAAGTTGCACGTTTTGCGGAACTTGCATTGTCCAGGAGAACCCCCAACCTCCCACAAAAACTTTGAGTGACTTAACTTAAGATTGATGATTTATAGGGCCTTCTGTTCCCTCTAATATAGTTGCGCATTTTTGTACTTGTACtgatttctttgtttttaaGACAGGTCAAGTTTGATTCTTCTCTTGTTCTCTTTGTTCTTTATAGGAGCAGAACCAGACTTGCCACGAAGGATTTGATAATCTAGGGGTTCGGGACGAGATGATATTTTCAGTCAGCTTATTTGGTAGTTCCCACCAGTCCATTCACAAACTTTACAGGAAATGCTGGTCAAGTAACTCACATTCTACACTGAATGTGCTTTCACTTGCAAAAACTGTGGGTCAAAGTATGAGAATGAAGAGGATACGTGTCAAGCTTCATGCCACTGACCTGAAGAATCGCCCCCAGGCCCATGAGGATAATGTGTTCTACAAATTGGTTTATAGGCTCCCTGAAAACCTCAGCTGGCTGTTGGCGTCACCAGAAATGGCTAGAAGACCAGCCTCAAAGAAGAAACTAAAGAAGGAAGAAATGGTAAGTAGTAATCAATTTGGTGTGATCTTGGAGTGGGAAGGAGTTGTTGTGGAAGATGATGATCCAGATTTGGAGCCTCGAGTTTGGTACGTGTTATCACTTGAAGAGGCAAAGTCTTTTCCTCCAGATGCAGTGCTGAAGGAAATTGAGGGGATGAGGACTGATCAGGCTATTTTAGAAGTCTTACATTGGTCAGAAGATCCACAAGAAGTACAAAGGCTGGCAGCACGCAAGGAGGTAATATATAAAACATTACGTGGTAGATTCTACCAACTGCGACCAGGTGTTCTTGATTTCCTGAACACCCTTGTGGATTTTGACATTCCAATAGCAATCACAACTCCTCGCCCACGGTTGAGCCTAGAAGAAGGGATAAAAGCTGTTGGTCTTCAAGGCTACTTTGATGCTATAGTGGCAGCAGAGGATTTCTGCCGAGGGAAACCCGAGGGGGAGATGTTTGAGGTCGCAGCAGGGCAACTTGGTCTTGAGCCTGATGTTTGTCTTGTGCTGGGTAACTCAAATTCGACAATAGAATCTGCGCATACTGCTGGGATGAGGTGTGTTGCGGTTGCAAGCCGATACCCTGCCTATGAGCTCCAAGCAGCAAACCATGTTGTAAGATGGCTTGATCAGCTATCTGTCGCTGACCTGCAAAGGATTGCCAATGGCGAGATTCTTGGGCTCAGGGGCAGAAGATCTgacatggacatggacatggagATTGTGATCGAGGAGTGATTTTTCTATATGTATGGTGTGCTAATATTGCCCTATGTATATAGCTCCAATTGCAACCTAGGTAATGCATTACATTTTGTTAACAGATCAAGCTGATTAACATTGGCCGTTAGCTTGTTAACTGCTTGGTTTCTTGTAATGCAGAAATGGAACTTTTGTAGCCTAGATGCTTTCGATCTCTAGAAGAATTGGAAGCTAAGAAAAACTCCCAATCTGTATCTCTTTTACCTAtgtaatatataatttatatagatTATTATGCCTTGTATTTTGTTCCACTCCAACTTTTGCGCAGAAATGAATGGAGAAGATCTAAGAGCAATACTGGTAAGCTCTAAATAATTTTCTATCTAAAAAAACTCTAGATAACTGAAAAGAGTTCAGCTGTTGCATTTGCGACTTCAATGTTTCCttagaataaaaacaataatttcTAATTCTGTAAAACTAGTCTTTGCAGGATCACAAAACATTAGGTCACCATTCATTGTTGTGCAGGATTATCTTAAGCAAAGTTACATGTGGTATTCCTCTATTTTCTTCCTTCCCACCAGCATCTATAATTCTGAGTTTCTATAACGTTTATTTTTCCTTAGCAATCAGGTTGAGCAAAACTCAACAAACTTCAGAACATGCTGAGCTTACTAATATAATGTTTATTTTTAACACACATCATCCATGATCAACTTTACTCACATTTACGCCAACTGCCACTCATGACAAACGGAAGAACTTCCGAAGAAGAAGTAAGTATGTGGGATTGCTTGTATGCATACAAACCAATTAGTTTGTAGAGAGTACCTTTGTACGAATAAATTCAGAGAAAGCATATGGTGGAGGCAATGCAGTGCCCAAGTTCACGTGTAGAGCTTTTCTCAG is part of the Oryza glaberrima chromosome 4, OglaRS2, whole genome shotgun sequence genome and encodes:
- the LOC127769419 gene encoding 5-amino-6-(5-phospho-D-ribitylamino)uracil phosphatase, chloroplastic-like, which codes for MIFSVSLFGSSHQSIHKLYRKCWSSNSHSTLNVLSLAKTVGQSMRMKRIRVKLHATDLKNRPQAHEDNVFYKLVYRLPENLSWLLASPEMARRPASKKKLKKEEMVSSNQFGVILEWEGVVVEDDDPDLEPRVWYVLSLEEAKSFPPDAVLKEIEGMRTDQAILEVLHWSEDPQEVQRLAARKEVIYKTLRGRFYQLRPGVLDFLNTLVDFDIPIAITTPRPRLSLEEGIKAVGLQGYFDAIVAAEDFCRGKPEGEMFEVAAGQLGLEPDVCLVLGNSNSTIESAHTAGMRCVAVASRYPAYELQAANHVVRWLDQLSVADLQRIANGEILGLRGRRSDMDMDMEIVIEE